Genomic segment of Umezawaea sp. Da 62-37:
GTCGCGGACAACCTGGCCGACGCCCTGGCGGACCTGTTCGGCTCGGTCGCCGTGTCGGTCGTCAGCCTGCTGATCTTCCGCGACGAGCTGCGCGCCCGCCTGCGCGCGACCAGCCCCACCGGCCTCCCGCTGCTCACCGAGGCGGCCGCGATGCTCGTCGCCTACCTCACCGCCGAACGCGAGCTCGGCCGGATCGACGCGGACGCCGACGTCGACGTGCTCGCGCCCACCCTCATCGGGTCCGGTCACCTGCTGTTCGCCGACCGCGACAGCGGACGCCCGGAAGCCGCCGACCTCCGCAGGTACGTGACCACGGTGATCGGCGAGCGATGACTTTCCGGGGCGGGGGCAGTCCTACCCCCGACGGCACACGTGAGAGGTGGGACCGATGACGACCCTGCACGACACCCTGGAAGCGCACGTCGGCGACGGGAAGGCGCCCGGCGCGGTGGCCTTGGTGGCCCGCGGCGACCGGCTGGAGGTGGAGGCGGTCGGCGCGGTGGACGTCGAGGGGTCCGCGCCGATGGCGAGGGACTCGATCTTCCGGATCGCCTCGATCACCAAGCCCCTCATCGCCGCCGCCGCGATGGTGCTCGTCGAGGACGGGCGGATCGCGCTGGACGACGAGGTGTCCCGCTGGCTGCCGGAACTCGCGTCGCCCAGCGTGGTCCGCACACCCGACGCCCCCGTGGACGACCTGGTCCCGGCGGCCCGGCCGATCACCCTGGAGGACCTGCTCACGTTCCGCGCGGGCTACGGCTTCCCCGCGGACTTCTCCCTGCCCGCCGTGGCGCTGCTGTTCAGCGAACTGATGCAGGGCCCGCCCGAACCGGGGGAGATCCCGTCGCCGGACGACTGGATGGCGGCCCTTGCCCGCATCCCGCTGCTGCACCAGCCCGGTGAGGCGTTCCTCTACAACACGTGCTCCGACATCCTGGGCGTCCTGCTGGCGAGGGTGTCCGGGTTGCCGTTGCAGGACTTCCTCGCCGAGCGGATTTTCCAGCCGCTGGGCATGGTGGACACCGGGTTCTGGGTGCCCGCGGACAAGCTGGCCCGGTTCACCTCCTCCTACCAGCCCGACGACGACGGCATCAAGCTGGTCGACGCGCCCGACGGGCAGTGGAGCAGCCCGCCCGCCTTCCCGTCCGGCGCCGGGGGAATGGTGTCGACCGTCGACGACTGGCACGCCTTCGGCCGGATGCTGCTGGACGACGGCGGCAAGGTGCTCACCCCGGAATCGGTCCGGCTGATGACCACCGACCACCTGACCCGCGCGCAGCGCGAGAGCGGGGCGATCTTCCTGGAGGGCCAGGGCTGGGGTTACGGCGGCTCGGTCGACGTCGACCGCACCGACCCGTGGAACGTGCCGGGGCGGTACGGCTGGGTCGGCGGCACCGGCACGACGGCGCACGTCACCCCGTCCACCGGAACGGTCGCGATCATGATGACCCAACTCGCCATGACCTCCCCGACCCCGCCCGCGGTCATGCGCGCCTTCTGGAGCTACGCCGGGGCCCGGTAGTTCCCGACGAAGCGGTCGGAGGTGTCGCGCGGTGGCAGTACTACGTGCACGTGACGCCGAGGCAGCCCGAGGGGTCGCCGGAGGAGGTGTTGCCACCGCCGTCCACCACCGAGCCGGGAACCGCCTCGATGCCGTGGTCGGCGTTTCCCCTGGTGATGTTCCCGGTGATCTCCACGGGGGCTCCCACGGGGACGTTCACGTGGATCCCGTCGTCGATCGGGCGGCCCGCGCTGTCGACCCGACCACCGGACGCCTTCCCGTTCGACCTCAGGGTGTTCCCCGCGATCCGCACCCAGTAGGGGCCGTAGTACGAGGAGGACTCCAGGAGGATCCCGGCGACCGCGTTGTCGACGAACGTGTTCTCGGAGATCGTGATCCCGTCCTCCAGGCCGGCGACCGTGTCGGACGCGTCCACTCCGATCCGGTTTCCGGTGAACCTGTTCCCCGTGATGCGGAGGTTGACGGATGAACTCGGCTGCTGGACGAACACGGCGCGATCGCCGTTGCTGAAGCGGTTGTCGACGATCGTGGTGTTTCGGGACGCGTTCAACAGTTTGACGTATCCCTGGTTGAAGACATTGCCGGACACCGTCAGGTAATCCGCCTCGCGCAGGCTTATCCCCGACCTGACGAATTTGCTCCCCGTCAGTGAACCGTTGTTGGCGTTCGTCGAGTAGGTTATCGAACTGTCGATGAAGGTGGAGCCGGAAATGACCGGCGACCGGCTGGAGGACTTGAGTTCGAGTCCGGCCTGGTTGAACGTGGTGCCGGTGACGGTCAGTCCGGATGACGTGTTGATGTCCACCACACCGCGGCGCATCGTGCAGTCGGTCAGCTTGAGGTTGGTGCTGCTCTCCACGGTCTGGACGTTGTGGACGTTGTCGGTGGCGGTCACGTCGACCAGTTCACCGTTGATCGACCCCGCGAAGAACGCTCCGCGGTCGAAGTTCGAGATCCTGCCGTTCCGAACGCGGACACCGGCCTGTCCGGCCACGTAGACGCCTGCACCGGTCCCGGATCCGGTGATGCTGTGGCCGTTGAGGTCCAGGACGACGCCACCGGCCTTGACGACGAGGGCGGTGCCCGTGCAGCGGAGGTTGGCGGAAAGCGTGATGTCGGAGGTGACCGTGTCGCCGCACCGAACCGGAGACGGCACCGCGACGGCGGTGGTCACGGGGCCTGCCACGAGGAAGGCGGTGGCCACCAGAACGGTCGCGCGATGACGAACGCCGCCGAATTGCGGGATCGATCGGACACCACTTGTCGGGATGAATCGTGGAACACGCATCGGTCACGTCCCCGTCTTGACCCGCTCGCGCAAGAAGAATCGTTCCCCGCGCGTGATCGAGGGTCCTTCGGTCTACCCGTCACCTGGTTGACGAGAGGAGTATCCGGTACATCGTCATGCCGGCTGCGGTGTTACCCCGTAATCGCTCAACGGCATTAGCCTCATAAGATCCGGAAAGGTGAGCGGGTGCATTGCCCCGAATGGGGTGGAAATAGCATCCCGCGATGAGCCGTTCCAGGTGACGGTTGTGGCGCTGGGTGACCGCCGGTGTTCTCGGCACCGGTAGGAGACAGCGGCGTTCCGGGACGAGCCGCAGGGCTAGCGAGAGCAGTTCGTGCCGTACACGTCGATGTCGGAGCCGTTGATGCCGCCGC
This window contains:
- a CDS encoding NosD domain-containing protein; translation: MATAFLVAGPVTTAVAVPSPVRCGDTVTSDITLSANLRCTGTALVVKAGGVVLDLNGHSITGSGTGAGVYVAGQAGVRVRNGRISNFDRGAFFAGSINGELVDVTATDNVHNVQTVESSTNLKLTDCTMRRGVVDINTSSGLTVTGTTFNQAGLELKSSSRSPVISGSTFIDSSITYSTNANNGSLTGSKFVRSGISLREADYLTVSGNVFNQGYVKLLNASRNTTIVDNRFSNGDRAVFVQQPSSSVNLRITGNRFTGNRIGVDASDTVAGLEDGITISENTFVDNAVAGILLESSSYYGPYWVRIAGNTLRSNGKASGGRVDSAGRPIDDGIHVNVPVGAPVEITGNITRGNADHGIEAVPGSVVDGGGNTSSGDPSGCLGVTCT
- a CDS encoding serine hydrolase domain-containing protein, with protein sequence MTTLHDTLEAHVGDGKAPGAVALVARGDRLEVEAVGAVDVEGSAPMARDSIFRIASITKPLIAAAAMVLVEDGRIALDDEVSRWLPELASPSVVRTPDAPVDDLVPAARPITLEDLLTFRAGYGFPADFSLPAVALLFSELMQGPPEPGEIPSPDDWMAALARIPLLHQPGEAFLYNTCSDILGVLLARVSGLPLQDFLAERIFQPLGMVDTGFWVPADKLARFTSSYQPDDDGIKLVDAPDGQWSSPPAFPSGAGGMVSTVDDWHAFGRMLLDDGGKVLTPESVRLMTTDHLTRAQRESGAIFLEGQGWGYGGSVDVDRTDPWNVPGRYGWVGGTGTTAHVTPSTGTVAIMMTQLAMTSPTPPAVMRAFWSYAGAR
- a CDS encoding TetR family transcriptional regulator, whose protein sequence is MPTGVHIRDARQQLFDAAERVLLRDGPNGLTSRAVTTEADVAKGVLHRHFADFDDFLAELVRDRIARMRVQSADLLAAAGTRTVADNLADALADLFGSVAVSVVSLLIFRDELRARLRATSPTGLPLLTEAAAMLVAYLTAERELGRIDADADVDVLAPTLIGSGHLLFADRDSGRPEAADLRRYVTTVIGER